From one Mustela nigripes isolate SB6536 chromosome 16, MUSNIG.SB6536, whole genome shotgun sequence genomic stretch:
- the DYNLL2 gene encoding dynein light chain 2, cytoplasmic, giving the protein MSDRKAVIKNADMSEDMQQDAVDCATQAMEKYNIEKDIAAYIKKEFDKKYNPTWHCIVGRNFGSYVTHETKHFIYFYLGQVAILLFKSG; this is encoded by the exons ATGTCTGACCGGAAGGCAGTGATCAAGAACGCAGACATGTCTGAGGACATGCAACAGGATGCCGTTGACTGCGCCACGCAGGCTATGGAGAAGTACAACATAGAGAAGGACATTGCTGCCTATATCAAGAAG gaatttgaCAAGAAATATAACCCTACCTGGCATTGTATCGTGGGCCGAAATTTTGGCAGCTATGTTACACACGAGACAAAGCACTTCATCTATTTTTACTTGGGTCAAGTTGCAATCCTCCTCTTCAAGTCAGGCTAG